A DNA window from Streptomyces canus contains the following coding sequences:
- a CDS encoding DUF3311 domain-containing protein has translation MARTGHHRLRRVAIAVLLLAPTAGLLWVPMYAGAEPRLAGTPFFYWYQLAWVPGCGLCLLAAYALTDRHRR, from the coding sequence ATGGCACGGACCGGTCATCACCGGCTACGGCGCGTCGCGATCGCCGTACTGCTTCTCGCACCCACCGCGGGACTTCTGTGGGTTCCGATGTACGCCGGTGCGGAGCCGCGCCTGGCGGGCACGCCGTTCTTCTACTGGTACCAGCTCGCCTGGGTGCCGGGGTGCGGTCTGTGCCTGCTCGCCGCGTATGCGCTGACGGACCGACATCGCCGCTGA